One segment of Triticum aestivum cultivar Chinese Spring chromosome 2A, IWGSC CS RefSeq v2.1, whole genome shotgun sequence DNA contains the following:
- the LOC123190927 gene encoding plant cysteine oxidase 3, which yields MAWGAPARAQSSRVQALYDLCRRTFPSPSSAAAPAAPPPASAVRAISSLMDTISPADLGLRDDSLGDGGGGGGGGHGFFDSTFVKGAARAARWAQPITYLHVYECDAFSIGIFCLPTSAVIPLHDHPGMTVLSKILYGSMHVKSYDWVEPTVLASNQQVRLAKLHADDVLTAPCPTTVLYPQSGGNLHSFTSVASCAVLDVLAPPYAEDAGRICTYFNDYPFSSFSSGRAKTVDSPDNYAWIEAINSPVYINMRPGMYTGPTVQDCLS from the exons ATGGCGTGGGGGGCGCCCGCGCGGGCGCAGTCGTCGCGGGTGCAGGCCCTCTACGACCTCTGCAGGCGcaccttcccctccccctcctccgccgccgccccggccgcccctccccccgcCAGCGCCGTCCGGGCCATATCCTCCCTCATGG ATACTATCAGCCCCGCGGACCTCGGGCTCAGGGACGACAGCctcggggacggcggcggcggcggcggcggcgggcacgggTTCTTCGACTCGACCTTCGTCAAGGGCGCGGCCAGGGCGGCCAGGTGGGCGCAGCCCATCACCTACCTGCACGTCTACGAGTGCGACGCCTTCTCT ATTGGAATATTCTGCTTGCCAACTTCAGCCGTTATTCCTCTCCATGATCATCCAGGAATGACTGTGCTGAGCAAAATCCTGTATGGTTCGATGCATGTGAAATCGTATGACTGGGTAGAGCCTACTGTTCTGGCGAGTAATCAACAAG TGAGACTGGCCAAGTTACATGCAGATGATGTTCTTACTGCTCCATGTCCAACTACCGTTTTGTATCCCCAAAGTGGCGGGAACCTACACTCCTTCACTTCAGTTGCCTCTTGTGCTGTTCTTGATGTGCTTGCCCCACCATACGCTGAGGATGCTGGTCGAATTTGCACCTATTTTAATGATTATCCGTTTTCTAGCTTCT CAAGTGGACGCGCAAAGACAGTCGATAGCCCAGATAATTATGCCTGGATTGAAGCCATAAACTCACCTGTGTACATTAACATGCGCCCTGGCATGTATACTGGCCCGACTGTACAG GACTGCCTATCATAA